In Nicotiana tabacum cultivar K326 chromosome 17, ASM71507v2, whole genome shotgun sequence, one DNA window encodes the following:
- the LOC107761130 gene encoding uncharacterized protein LOC107761130 isoform X2, protein MGVANSSRRVFALILWLLFALCRTSTSIVHADELSLVVSQSTTLEISPGIVVENSPGSKPGTKVICERVQIHGLSRLKNLKKYAHSVKVNVSYINPSGRQPNAEVCFHRNQSLEIGMCPPGQWMKLTKGSWVRSMSPFDEKFLDIRMTSSSKQTLQVSLHEEFCWYRVIFLVLGILLITLASFLSKSLVFYYGGAMAVGVFLVVLMVLFQGMKLLPTGRKSSLAIFLYSSILGVGSFFLRYVPQLLRSILNEIGIGEDMYNPLAIFLLLFLVIAGAWLGFWVVHKLVLAEDGSIDTGVSQFVGWSIRVFASALILQSSLDPLLAAEAWICGVLISSILRKLIRPKYVLRFCKNLSQIDTSYLWESQDSYTSPIKGSYGSRISQRNRNDTISRGSPIKPSSLLSETDTFYSTFHNTPERKKHSKDEWNKLTRDTTKKAMEELVSSPDFSEWAVAHADRITLAPKKETTARQRRWYQWL, encoded by the exons ATGGGTGTAGCAAATTCTTCGCGTAGAGTATTTGCTCTTATTCTATGGCTCCTCTTCGCATTATGTCGCACTTCGACCTCCATAGTCCACGCCGATGAACTGTCTTTAG TTGTATCTCAATCTACCACTCTTGAGATATCTCCAGGAATAGTGGTGGAAAACTCTCCTGGATCTAAGCCAGGAACTAAAGTCATTTGTGAGAGAGTTCAAATCCATGGCTTATCAAGGCTAAAGAATCTGAAAAAGTATGCCCATTCAGTGAAGGTGAATGTATCATATATCAATCCAAGTGGACGTCAACCTAATGCTGAGGTCTGTTTCCATAG GAATCAATCCCTTGAAATTGGGATGTGTCCGCCAGGCCAATGGATGAAACTAACCAAGGGTTCATGGGTGAGATCTATGTCACCTTTCGATGAAAAGTTCTTGGATATTAGAATGACAAGCTCGTCTAAGCAAACTCTTCAGGTCTCGCTGCATGAAG AGTTTTGTTGGTATCGTGTCATTTTTCTGGTACTGGGAATACTGTTAATTACTCTGGCATCCTTCCTTAGCAAGTCTCTAGTATTTTACTATGGTGGTGCTATGGCAGTAGGGGTTTTTCTTGTGGTACTGATGGTTCTTTTCCAG GGGATGAAGCTTCTTCCGACTGGTAGGAAGAGCTCACTAGCAATATTCCTGTATTCATCCATT CTTGGTGTAGGATCTTTCTTTCTACGCTATGTGCCTCAATTGTTGCGTTCAATACTTAACGAGATTGGTATTGGTGAAGACATGTACAACCCT TTGGCAATATTTCTGCTGCTTTTCCTCGTAATTGCTGGAGCTTGGTTGGGGTTTTGGGTTGTTCACAAACTTGTACTTGCAGAAGACGGATCCATTGACACCGGAGTATCTCAGTTTGTCGGTTGGTCCATTCGAGTTTTTGCTTCTGCCTTGATTCTTCag AGTTCTCTGGATCCTTTATTGGCTGCGGAGGCATGGATATGTGGAGTGTTGATTTCCTCAATCTTGAGGAAATTAATCCGTCCCAAATACGTTCTACGCTTTTGCAA GAATTTATCACAAATAGACACGAGTTATCTCTGGGAATCTCAGGATTCATACACATCACCGATAAAAGGGTCATATGGTTCCAGGATTTCCCAGAGAAATCGGAATGACACAATCAGCCGAG GTTCTCCTATCAAGCCGTCAAGCTTGTTATCAGAAACAGATACATTCTATTCTACATTCCACAACACTCCTGAACGGAAGAAACATTCAAAAGATGAGTGGAATAAGTTAACTAGAGACACCACAAAGAAGGCAATGGAAGAGCTTGTTTCTTCCCCAGATTTTAGCGAATGGGCCGTTGCTCATGCAGATAGGATTACTCTAGCTCCAAAGAAAGAAACAACCGCTAGGCAGAGAAGGTGGTACCAATGGCTATGA
- the LOC107761130 gene encoding uncharacterized protein LOC107761130 isoform X1 has protein sequence MGVANSSRRVFALILWLLFALCRTSTSIVHADELSLAVVSQSTTLEISPGIVVENSPGSKPGTKVICERVQIHGLSRLKNLKKYAHSVKVNVSYINPSGRQPNAEVCFHRNQSLEIGMCPPGQWMKLTKGSWVRSMSPFDEKFLDIRMTSSSKQTLQVSLHEEFCWYRVIFLVLGILLITLASFLSKSLVFYYGGAMAVGVFLVVLMVLFQGMKLLPTGRKSSLAIFLYSSILGVGSFFLRYVPQLLRSILNEIGIGEDMYNPLAIFLLLFLVIAGAWLGFWVVHKLVLAEDGSIDTGVSQFVGWSIRVFASALILQSSLDPLLAAEAWICGVLISSILRKLIRPKYVLRFCKNLSQIDTSYLWESQDSYTSPIKGSYGSRISQRNRNDTISRGSPIKPSSLLSETDTFYSTFHNTPERKKHSKDEWNKLTRDTTKKAMEELVSSPDFSEWAVAHADRITLAPKKETTARQRRWYQWL, from the exons ATGGGTGTAGCAAATTCTTCGCGTAGAGTATTTGCTCTTATTCTATGGCTCCTCTTCGCATTATGTCGCACTTCGACCTCCATAGTCCACGCCGATGAACTGTCTTTAG CAGTTGTATCTCAATCTACCACTCTTGAGATATCTCCAGGAATAGTGGTGGAAAACTCTCCTGGATCTAAGCCAGGAACTAAAGTCATTTGTGAGAGAGTTCAAATCCATGGCTTATCAAGGCTAAAGAATCTGAAAAAGTATGCCCATTCAGTGAAGGTGAATGTATCATATATCAATCCAAGTGGACGTCAACCTAATGCTGAGGTCTGTTTCCATAG GAATCAATCCCTTGAAATTGGGATGTGTCCGCCAGGCCAATGGATGAAACTAACCAAGGGTTCATGGGTGAGATCTATGTCACCTTTCGATGAAAAGTTCTTGGATATTAGAATGACAAGCTCGTCTAAGCAAACTCTTCAGGTCTCGCTGCATGAAG AGTTTTGTTGGTATCGTGTCATTTTTCTGGTACTGGGAATACTGTTAATTACTCTGGCATCCTTCCTTAGCAAGTCTCTAGTATTTTACTATGGTGGTGCTATGGCAGTAGGGGTTTTTCTTGTGGTACTGATGGTTCTTTTCCAG GGGATGAAGCTTCTTCCGACTGGTAGGAAGAGCTCACTAGCAATATTCCTGTATTCATCCATT CTTGGTGTAGGATCTTTCTTTCTACGCTATGTGCCTCAATTGTTGCGTTCAATACTTAACGAGATTGGTATTGGTGAAGACATGTACAACCCT TTGGCAATATTTCTGCTGCTTTTCCTCGTAATTGCTGGAGCTTGGTTGGGGTTTTGGGTTGTTCACAAACTTGTACTTGCAGAAGACGGATCCATTGACACCGGAGTATCTCAGTTTGTCGGTTGGTCCATTCGAGTTTTTGCTTCTGCCTTGATTCTTCag AGTTCTCTGGATCCTTTATTGGCTGCGGAGGCATGGATATGTGGAGTGTTGATTTCCTCAATCTTGAGGAAATTAATCCGTCCCAAATACGTTCTACGCTTTTGCAA GAATTTATCACAAATAGACACGAGTTATCTCTGGGAATCTCAGGATTCATACACATCACCGATAAAAGGGTCATATGGTTCCAGGATTTCCCAGAGAAATCGGAATGACACAATCAGCCGAG GTTCTCCTATCAAGCCGTCAAGCTTGTTATCAGAAACAGATACATTCTATTCTACATTCCACAACACTCCTGAACGGAAGAAACATTCAAAAGATGAGTGGAATAAGTTAACTAGAGACACCACAAAGAAGGCAATGGAAGAGCTTGTTTCTTCCCCAGATTTTAGCGAATGGGCCGTTGCTCATGCAGATAGGATTACTCTAGCTCCAAAGAAAGAAACAACCGCTAGGCAGAGAAGGTGGTACCAATGGCTATGA